One window of Vibrio sinaloensis genomic DNA carries:
- a CDS encoding cytochrome c1: protein MKKWIVILFAMLPSLAMAAGANVPLDKANNDLTDQASLQNGAKLFMNYCFGCHSAQYQRYERVARDIGIPTDLLKENLIFDPNAKVGDLMENAIPDESAAKWFGAPPPDLTLVARVRGTDWLYTYLRSFYSDPSRPFGVNNIVFPSVGMPHVLEELQGIPTPVYETHVVDGEEVTKVVGIETDGTGEMNDEEYDSAVRDLVNFLEYSGDPVKLERHALGWWVMAFLVIFTIVVVLLKKEYWRDVH from the coding sequence ATGAAAAAATGGATTGTAATTTTATTTGCAATGCTGCCTTCATTGGCGATGGCAGCGGGTGCTAACGTACCGCTTGATAAAGCAAACAACGATTTGACCGACCAAGCTTCATTGCAAAATGGTGCTAAGTTGTTCATGAACTACTGTTTTGGTTGTCACTCAGCGCAATACCAACGTTACGAGCGTGTTGCTCGTGATATCGGTATTCCGACGGATCTGCTTAAAGAGAACCTGATTTTTGATCCGAATGCCAAAGTGGGTGACTTAATGGAAAACGCGATTCCAGACGAGTCAGCAGCGAAATGGTTTGGTGCTCCACCGCCGGATCTAACTCTGGTAGCACGTGTGCGTGGCACCGACTGGCTGTACACTTACTTGCGCTCATTCTACTCAGATCCTAGCCGACCATTTGGTGTGAACAACATTGTATTCCCAAGTGTTGGTATGCCTCACGTGCTTGAAGAGTTACAAGGCATCCCAACTCCTGTCTACGAAACGCATGTCGTAGACGGTGAGGAAGTGACAAAAGTGGTTGGTATCGAGACTGACGGAACTGGGGAAATGAACGACGAGGAATACGACAGCGCTGTTCGTGATCTGGTCAACTTCCTAGAGTACTCGGGTGACCCTGTGAAGCTTGAGCGTCATGCGCTAGGCTGGTGGGTGATGGCCTTCTTGGTTATCTTCACTATCGTCGTGGTACTGCTTAAGAAAGAGTATTGGCGTGATGTGCACTAA
- the rplM gene encoding 50S ribosomal protein L13, with protein MKTFVAKPETVKRDWYVVDAEGKTLGRLASEIASRLRGKHKAEYTPHCDTGDYIIVVNAEKVTVTGNKAKGKIYYRHSEFPGGLKSISFEKLIDRKPEMALELAVKGMLPRGPLGRAMYRKLKVYAGAEHNHVAQQPQVLDI; from the coding sequence ATGAAAACTTTCGTTGCTAAACCAGAAACTGTAAAACGCGACTGGTACGTTGTAGACGCTGAAGGTAAAACTCTTGGCCGTCTAGCAAGTGAAATTGCATCTCGCCTACGTGGCAAACACAAAGCTGAATACACTCCACACTGTGACACTGGTGATTACATCATCGTTGTTAACGCGGAGAAAGTTACTGTAACTGGTAACAAAGCTAAAGGTAAGATTTACTACCGTCACTCTGAATTCCCAGGTGGCCTAAAGTCAATCAGCTTCGAGAAGCTAATTGATCGTAAGCCTGAGATGGCTCTTGAGCTAGCAGTTAAAGGTATGCTACCACGTGGTCCTCTAGGCCGTGCTATGTACCGTAAGCTGAAAGTTTACGCTGGCGCTGAGCACAACCATGTTGCTCAACAACCTCAAGTACTAGACATCTAA
- the degS gene encoding outer membrane-stress sensor serine endopeptidase DegS, translating to MLQFLLRSVGLGLATAALLLVTVPSLRSSILPAEVEQSSDANSPVPISFNHAVRKAAPAVVNIYSRKYTESDRSELSIQGLGSGVIASEKGYIITNYHVVAQADQVIVALQDGRLAAAQLVGKDRRTDIAILRIEGENLPVIPLNPDYKPKVGDVVLAIGNPYNLGQTTTFGIISATGRSSISADGHQAFIQTDAAINEGNSGGALVNTRGELVGINTASFQQATELETYGISFAIPYSLANKIMQKIIADGRVIRGYIGIDGQDINSVTSRLLGNEHLGGIVVLGVDPNGPAAEAGFEPQDIILKIDGQKINGRQSVMDLVTELRPGTTVDVLVLHKGQEKTLQVTIQEDTRE from the coding sequence ATGCTGCAATTCCTATTGCGTTCTGTTGGCTTAGGCTTAGCAACGGCAGCCTTACTATTAGTCACAGTCCCCTCTTTGCGCTCTAGCATTCTTCCCGCAGAGGTAGAACAAAGCAGTGATGCAAACTCTCCCGTACCGATTTCTTTTAATCACGCGGTACGTAAAGCCGCACCAGCAGTAGTCAACATTTATAGTCGCAAGTACACCGAGAGTGATCGCTCGGAACTCTCCATTCAAGGTTTGGGCTCGGGTGTTATCGCCAGTGAAAAAGGCTACATCATTACCAACTATCATGTGGTTGCCCAAGCTGATCAAGTGATCGTCGCACTCCAAGATGGTCGCTTGGCGGCGGCACAATTGGTCGGTAAAGATCGCCGCACAGACATCGCTATTCTGCGCATTGAGGGTGAAAACCTGCCGGTGATCCCCCTTAATCCAGACTACAAACCCAAAGTAGGCGATGTGGTTCTTGCGATAGGTAATCCCTACAATCTTGGCCAAACGACCACTTTTGGCATTATTTCGGCAACAGGACGTTCGTCGATAAGTGCCGACGGTCACCAGGCGTTCATACAGACTGACGCTGCTATCAACGAGGGTAACTCTGGTGGCGCGCTGGTTAATACCCGCGGAGAACTGGTGGGCATCAACACAGCTTCTTTCCAACAAGCAACTGAGCTTGAAACTTACGGAATTTCGTTTGCGATTCCTTACTCACTCGCCAATAAGATCATGCAGAAAATCATTGCTGATGGACGCGTCATTCGCGGTTACATTGGGATCGATGGGCAAGACATCAACTCGGTGACATCAAGACTACTGGGCAATGAGCATTTAGGCGGTATTGTTGTACTTGGTGTTGACCCTAACGGACCTGCGGCAGAAGCGGGATTCGAACCTCAAGACATTATCCTCAAGATCGATGGTCAAAAGATCAACGGCCGCCAAAGTGTAATGGATTTGGTCACAGAACTCAGACCGGGAACAACCGTCGATGTTCTGGTTTTACACAAAGGCCAAGAGAAGACATTACAGGTCACTATCCAAGAAGATACTCGAGAATAG
- the parC gene encoding DNA topoisomerase IV subunit A: protein MSTEITYDGVEQLPMRKFTEDAYLNYSMYVIMDRALPYIGDGLKPVQRRIIYAMSELGLSASAKYKKSARTVGDVLGKYHPHGDSACYEAMVLMAQPFSYRYPLVDGQGNWGAPDDPKSFAAMRYTEAKLSKFAEVLLGELGQGTVEWQPNFDGTMKEPQMLPARLPHILLNGVTGIAVGMATDIPPHNVREVADATIHLIDNPKAELAEVMNFVQGPDYPTEAEIISPKSDLEKIYRTGRGSIKMRAVWHKEGSDIVITALPHQVSGAKLLEQIASQMRAKKLPMVDDLRDESDHENPTRIVVVPRSNRVDCEQLMNHLFASTDLEKNYRVNLNMIGLDNRPQVKGLVQVLAEWIEFRRATVRRRLQHRLDKVLARLHILEGLLVAYLNLDEVIEIIRTEDDPKAVLMARFGITDIQADAILDTKLRHLAKLEEMKIRGEQQELEKEREKLEQLLGSERRLNTLLKKEIKADAEKYGDDRRSPLVERAEAKALTERDLVPSEPITVVLSEKGWIRHAKGHDVDAEGLNYKSGDKFLAAARGKSNQQAVFLGSDGRSYSLESHSLPSARSQGEPITGRLNINAGTSIRHVVMGEEQQAWLVGSDAGYGFVCKGSDLLSKNRSGKALVSLPQNSEVLTPQSVGDLDSDEILAITNQGRMLLFPIKDLPQLGKGKGNKIINIPAAKAKDREEFVSHLIALPQGSAVTLYAGKRKLGLKASDLDNFRGERGRRGSLLPRGLQRVTRVDVELPSNETTIEE, encoded by the coding sequence ATGTCGACAGAAATTACTTATGATGGCGTTGAACAGTTGCCGATGCGCAAGTTCACCGAAGACGCCTATCTCAATTACTCCATGTACGTCATCATGGATCGTGCGCTGCCTTATATTGGCGATGGCCTTAAGCCGGTTCAACGACGTATTATCTATGCGATGTCTGAACTTGGTCTCTCGGCTAGCGCAAAATACAAAAAATCCGCACGTACAGTTGGTGACGTGTTAGGTAAATACCATCCTCATGGCGATTCAGCCTGTTACGAAGCCATGGTATTGATGGCACAACCTTTCTCTTACCGTTACCCATTGGTTGATGGTCAAGGTAACTGGGGTGCACCAGACGATCCGAAATCCTTCGCCGCGATGCGTTATACCGAAGCCAAGCTGTCTAAGTTTGCTGAGGTGCTGCTGGGTGAGCTGGGTCAAGGCACCGTGGAGTGGCAGCCAAACTTTGATGGCACGATGAAAGAGCCACAAATGCTACCTGCGCGGCTGCCACACATCCTGCTTAACGGGGTGACAGGTATCGCAGTCGGTATGGCGACCGACATTCCACCACACAACGTACGTGAAGTGGCGGATGCGACCATTCATTTGATAGATAATCCGAAAGCAGAATTGGCTGAGGTGATGAACTTTGTTCAAGGCCCAGACTACCCAACTGAAGCGGAAATTATCTCGCCTAAGAGTGACCTTGAGAAAATTTATCGCACCGGCCGTGGCAGTATCAAAATGCGCGCGGTATGGCATAAAGAGGGCAGTGATATCGTAATCACAGCGCTGCCACATCAAGTGTCAGGCGCGAAATTGCTTGAACAAATCGCAAGTCAAATGCGGGCGAAGAAGCTGCCTATGGTTGATGATCTTCGCGATGAATCTGATCACGAGAACCCAACTCGAATTGTGGTGGTGCCACGTTCGAATCGCGTCGATTGTGAGCAGTTGATGAACCATCTATTTGCATCCACGGATCTTGAAAAGAACTACCGAGTTAACCTCAACATGATTGGCCTAGACAACCGTCCTCAGGTTAAAGGGTTGGTCCAGGTTCTAGCGGAGTGGATTGAGTTCCGCCGTGCAACCGTTCGTCGACGCTTACAACACCGTCTAGACAAAGTCTTGGCCCGTCTGCATATCTTGGAAGGTTTGCTAGTTGCTTACCTTAACCTAGATGAAGTGATTGAAATCATTCGTACCGAGGACGATCCCAAAGCGGTATTAATGGCACGATTTGGTATCACCGATATTCAAGCCGATGCGATTCTCGATACCAAACTTCGTCATCTAGCCAAACTAGAAGAGATGAAAATTCGCGGTGAGCAGCAAGAGCTGGAGAAAGAGCGTGAAAAACTTGAACAGCTGCTTGGTTCTGAACGCCGTTTGAATACGCTGTTGAAGAAAGAGATCAAAGCCGATGCTGAGAAGTACGGTGACGATCGCCGCTCGCCGTTAGTCGAACGTGCCGAAGCCAAAGCGCTCACTGAGCGTGACTTGGTACCAAGTGAGCCAATCACTGTGGTGTTATCCGAGAAAGGCTGGATTCGTCATGCCAAAGGGCATGACGTTGATGCTGAAGGGTTGAACTACAAGTCTGGTGATAAGTTCCTTGCCGCTGCGCGAGGTAAAAGTAACCAGCAAGCCGTCTTTTTGGGCAGCGATGGACGCAGCTACTCGCTTGAGTCTCATTCATTGCCGTCTGCTCGAAGTCAAGGCGAGCCTATCACTGGTCGATTGAATATCAATGCTGGCACCAGTATTCGCCACGTCGTTATGGGCGAGGAGCAGCAAGCTTGGTTAGTAGGCTCTGATGCTGGCTATGGTTTTGTTTGTAAAGGCAGTGATTTATTGTCGAAAAACCGCAGCGGTAAAGCGCTGGTCTCCTTGCCACAAAACTCTGAAGTGCTCACCCCGCAATCTGTGGGTGACCTAGATAGCGATGAAATTTTGGCTATCACCAATCAAGGTCGCATGCTGTTGTTCCCAATTAAAGATCTCCCTCAGTTAGGTAAAGGTAAAGGGAACAAGATCATCAATATCCCTGCGGCGAAAGCGAAAGATCGCGAAGAGTTTGTTTCGCATCTGATTGCCTTACCACAAGGTAGTGCCGTTACCCTCTACGCTGGTAAACGTAAATTGGGGCTCAAAGCCTCCGATTTAGATAACTTCCGAGGGGAGCGAGGTCGACGAGGTAGCTTGCTTCCTCGAGGATTGCAACGCGTCACTCGCGTGGATGTTGAGTTGCCGAGCAACGAAACAACAATTGAAGAGTAA
- a CDS encoding cytochrome b has product MQALLDWVEKRIPAMNAYKKHLSEYPMPKNFNFWYLFGSLAMLVLVNQILTGIWLTMNYVPSGDGAFASIEYIMRDVEYGWLLRYMHSTGASAFFVVVYLHMFRGLIYGSYQKPRELLWIFGMLIFLVLMAEAFMGYLLPWGQMSYWGAQVIISLFGAIPVIGDDLTLWIRGDYVISGATLNRFFALHVIALPIVLLLLIVLHVLALHEVGSNNPDGIETKLPKGTMGDDYQTQFKFHDYYTKKYDIIDSIPFHPYGTVKDLIGVAGFLFLFCYVLFFNPEMGGYFLEPPNFEAANPLKTPEHIAPVWYFTPFYAILRAVPDKLLGVIAMGASIAVLFVLPWLDRCRVRSYRYRSKFHLFNIIQFTISFIALGILGALPATPTYTLLAQIFSLAYFMFFVLLYFYSKNEATKPLPERVTFK; this is encoded by the coding sequence ATGCAAGCTCTACTTGATTGGGTAGAAAAACGCATACCCGCAATGAATGCGTACAAGAAGCACCTTTCTGAGTACCCGATGCCAAAGAACTTTAACTTCTGGTATCTGTTTGGTTCGTTAGCGATGCTTGTTTTGGTCAACCAAATCCTGACTGGTATTTGGTTAACAATGAACTATGTACCGTCTGGGGATGGTGCCTTTGCTTCTATCGAATACATCATGCGCGATGTGGAATACGGTTGGTTGCTGCGTTACATGCACTCCACCGGCGCATCGGCTTTCTTCGTGGTTGTTTATCTGCACATGTTCCGTGGCTTAATCTACGGCTCATACCAGAAACCTCGTGAGCTGCTGTGGATCTTCGGCATGTTGATCTTCTTAGTCTTGATGGCAGAAGCCTTTATGGGTTACCTACTACCTTGGGGACAAATGTCTTACTGGGGTGCTCAGGTAATTATCTCGCTGTTTGGTGCTATCCCTGTTATCGGTGATGACTTGACGCTATGGATTCGTGGTGACTACGTTATCTCTGGTGCGACGCTAAACCGTTTCTTCGCTCTACACGTTATTGCTCTGCCAATCGTATTGCTGCTACTTATCGTGCTTCACGTTCTAGCACTGCACGAAGTGGGTTCAAATAACCCAGACGGTATCGAAACTAAGTTGCCAAAAGGCACTATGGGCGACGATTACCAGACTCAGTTCAAGTTCCATGACTACTACACTAAGAAATACGACATCATTGACTCGATTCCTTTCCATCCTTACGGAACGGTTAAGGATCTTATTGGTGTCGCTGGATTCTTGTTCTTGTTCTGTTATGTGTTGTTCTTCAATCCAGAAATGGGCGGTTACTTCCTTGAGCCACCTAACTTTGAAGCGGCAAACCCACTAAAAACACCTGAACACATTGCCCCTGTATGGTACTTCACGCCGTTCTACGCGATTCTGCGTGCGGTTCCAGACAAGCTGTTGGGTGTCATCGCGATGGGTGCATCAATTGCGGTGCTATTCGTACTGCCTTGGTTAGACCGTTGTCGTGTACGCTCTTACCGCTACCGCAGTAAGTTCCATTTATTCAATATCATCCAGTTTACGATCAGCTTTATTGCGTTGGGTATTCTAGGTGCGCTACCAGCGACACCAACTTACACGCTACTAGCTCAGATCTTCAGCTTAGCTTACTTCATGTTCTTTGTGCTGCTGTACTTCTACAGCAAAAACGAAGCGACTAAGCCACTACCAGAAAGGGTGACATTCAAATGA
- the zapE gene encoding cell division protein ZapE: protein MTPLEIYQKDIKEHGFQKDAAQLQAVSALDKLFHEFVDYMATPVEKPSGWRKWFSKETPPPQVPKGIYFWGGVGRGKTYLVDTFFSALPSDKKMRVHFHRFMYRVHDELNALGEVNDPLEIVADKFKAEADIICFDEFFVSDITDAMILGTLFQALFKRGVILVATSNIPPQELYRNGLQRARFLPAIELIEANCHVLNVDSGIDYRLRTLEQAEIYHFPLDAQADKNLRHYYEQLVGENKQIQTTIDINHRKIAVIQASDGVLHASFEQLCQSARSQNDYIEMSRIYHTVLLADVKQMDRTIDDAARRFIALVDEFYERHVKLIISAEVALEALYSGGQLEFEFKRCQSRLIEMQSHEYLAKEHLA from the coding sequence ATGACGCCATTAGAAATCTACCAAAAAGATATAAAAGAACACGGTTTTCAAAAAGATGCGGCTCAACTTCAGGCGGTTTCGGCACTAGATAAACTCTTTCATGAGTTTGTTGATTACATGGCGACGCCGGTAGAGAAACCATCAGGGTGGCGCAAATGGTTCAGTAAAGAGACTCCACCGCCTCAAGTGCCAAAAGGCATTTATTTCTGGGGAGGTGTAGGGCGTGGAAAAACCTATCTGGTCGATACCTTTTTCTCAGCCTTACCCAGCGACAAAAAAATGCGTGTCCACTTTCACCGTTTTATGTACCGCGTACATGATGAATTAAATGCGTTGGGTGAGGTGAACGATCCGCTGGAAATTGTCGCCGATAAATTTAAAGCGGAAGCTGACATTATCTGCTTTGACGAGTTTTTTGTCTCTGATATCACTGATGCCATGATCTTGGGCACCTTGTTCCAAGCCCTGTTCAAGCGTGGTGTGATTCTTGTCGCTACGTCCAATATTCCACCTCAAGAGCTTTATCGTAATGGGTTGCAACGAGCACGTTTTCTGCCCGCGATAGAGTTGATCGAAGCCAATTGTCACGTACTTAATGTCGATAGTGGAATTGATTATCGATTGCGCACGCTTGAGCAGGCGGAGATCTACCACTTTCCATTAGATGCGCAAGCGGACAAAAACTTGCGCCACTATTATGAGCAGTTGGTCGGAGAGAATAAGCAGATCCAAACTACGATTGATATCAACCATCGCAAAATTGCTGTCATACAAGCCTCAGATGGCGTATTGCATGCGAGTTTCGAGCAGTTGTGTCAGTCTGCTCGTAGCCAAAATGATTACATTGAAATGTCGCGAATTTACCACACTGTATTGTTGGCCGATGTGAAGCAAATGGACCGAACCATCGATGATGCAGCAAGGCGCTTTATTGCTTTGGTCGATGAGTTTTACGAGCGCCATGTAAAGTTGATTATTTCTGCGGAAGTTGCTTTAGAGGCGTTGTATAGCGGTGGGCAGTTGGAGTTTGAGTTTAAGCGTTGTCAGTCACGACTGATTGAAATGCAAAGCCATGAATACCTTGCCAAGGAGCACTTGGCTTAA
- the petA gene encoding ubiquinol-cytochrome c reductase iron-sulfur subunit: MSNAPLNNGRRRFLTATTAVVGGLGAAAVAVPFIKSWNPSEKAKAAGAPVEVDIGKLEEGQMVRVEWRGKPVWVVRRAQSVVDTLKELDGQLRDPSSGEEQQPTYAQNAYRSIKPEYFVAVGICTHLGCSPTYLPDSFSEQVQGVKSGFFCPCHGSKFDMAGRVFQGVPAPLNLVVPKHMYLSDTRILVGVDEEGEA; the protein is encoded by the coding sequence ATGAGCAATGCGCCTTTAAATAACGGTCGCAGACGTTTCTTAACTGCTACAACCGCGGTTGTGGGTGGTTTAGGGGCAGCTGCTGTCGCCGTTCCTTTTATCAAATCTTGGAACCCAAGTGAAAAAGCCAAAGCGGCGGGTGCCCCTGTTGAAGTTGACATCGGTAAACTTGAAGAAGGGCAAATGGTACGTGTCGAATGGCGAGGTAAACCTGTTTGGGTTGTGCGTCGTGCACAGTCTGTGGTCGACACTCTGAAAGAGCTTGACGGTCAACTACGTGACCCTTCTTCAGGTGAAGAGCAGCAACCTACTTATGCTCAAAACGCTTACCGCTCAATTAAGCCAGAGTATTTCGTTGCTGTCGGTATCTGTACACACCTTGGTTGTTCACCTACTTATTTGCCTGACAGTTTCAGCGAGCAAGTTCAGGGTGTGAAATCTGGTTTCTTCTGTCCATGTCACGGCTCTAAGTTCGACATGGCTGGACGTGTTTTCCAAGGCGTACCAGCGCCATTAAACCTAGTTGTTCCTAAGCACATGTATCTTAGCGATACTAGAATTCTTGTCGGTGTTGACGAAGAAGGGGAGGCATAA
- the rpsI gene encoding 30S ribosomal protein S9 has protein sequence MAENQYYGTGRRKSSAARVFIKPGSGNIVINKRSLDEYFGRPTSRMVVKQPLELVELTEKLDLYVTVKGGGISGQAGAIRHGITRALMEYDESLRPTLRAAGYVTRDARCVERKKVGLRKARRRPQFSKR, from the coding sequence ATGGCAGAGAATCAATACTACGGCACTGGCCGTCGCAAAAGCTCAGCTGCGCGTGTTTTCATTAAACCAGGCAGCGGCAACATCGTAATCAACAAGCGTAGCCTTGATGAGTACTTCGGTCGTCCAACTTCTCGCATGGTTGTTAAACAGCCTCTAGAGCTAGTTGAACTAACTGAGAAACTAGACCTTTACGTTACTGTTAAAGGTGGCGGTATTTCAGGTCAAGCAGGTGCTATCCGTCACGGTATCACTCGCGCTCTAATGGAATACGATGAGTCTCTACGTCCTACTCTACGTGCAGCTGGTTACGTTACTCGTGACGCTCGTTGCGTTGAACGTAAGAAAGTTGGTCTACGTAAAGCACGTCGTCGTCCACAGTTCTCAAAGCGTTAA
- the zapG gene encoding Z-ring associated protein ZapG, translating into MPWIYALVGLLVGLVLGVALSRLTTPSYKKQKSVQKDLDSAKFELEQQKQDLTDHFAQTADMLDSLGKEYTKLYQHMAKTSSELLPNIPDQDNPFVKKIAHHQGEEHDEVRQTADIQPLSEAPKDYASGSTGLLKEQQKEILDSQDVVSAKAS; encoded by the coding sequence ATGCCTTGGATTTATGCCCTAGTAGGCTTGCTTGTTGGTCTGGTACTTGGTGTCGCCCTCTCTCGTCTCACCACACCGAGCTACAAGAAACAGAAAAGCGTACAGAAAGATTTAGATAGTGCGAAGTTTGAGTTGGAGCAGCAAAAACAAGACCTAACCGATCACTTTGCCCAAACTGCAGACATGTTGGACTCCTTAGGTAAAGAGTACACTAAGCTCTACCAACACATGGCGAAGACCTCAAGCGAACTTCTGCCGAATATCCCTGATCAAGACAATCCATTTGTGAAGAAAATTGCTCATCATCAAGGTGAGGAACATGATGAAGTGCGCCAAACCGCCGACATCCAACCATTAAGTGAAGCACCCAAAGATTACGCGTCTGGATCGACAGGTTTACTTAAAGAGCAACAGAAAGAGATCCTAGACTCTCAAGACGTCGTCTCAGCAAAAGCGTCATAA
- a CDS encoding DegQ family serine endoprotease — MKKPLLALTVLSLSLSSIITPIQATAALPVAMNGEQMPSLAPMLERVTPAVVSISVEGTQVSKQHIPEQFRFFFGPDFPTEQLQERPFRGLGSGVIIDADKGHIVTNYHVINGAEKIRVKLHDGREYDAELIGGDQMSDVALLKLEKAKNLTEVKIADSDKLRVGDFAVAIGNPFGLGQTVTSGIVSALGRSGLNIENFENFIQTDAAINSGNSGGALVNLNGELIGINTAILGPNGGNVGIGFAIPSNMMNNLAAQILEFGEVKRGMLGVQGGEITSELAEALGYESSKGAFVSQVVPDSAADKAGLEAGDVIVSVNGKSINSFSELRAKVATLGAGKEITLGIVRDGKERTYDVVLGEQNNVKTTADKLHDGLSGAELTNTNASDKVQGVKVSAIEAGSKAEAYQLQEGDIIIGVNRKRVKNLAEFRKVLDKQPGVLALNIQRGDRSIYLVIR; from the coding sequence ATGAAAAAACCTTTGCTCGCATTAACAGTTCTATCTCTCAGCTTAAGTTCAATCATCACCCCGATTCAAGCAACCGCGGCGCTGCCTGTTGCGATGAACGGCGAACAGATGCCGAGCCTAGCCCCCATGCTGGAAAGAGTCACACCTGCTGTGGTCAGCATTTCCGTTGAAGGCACACAGGTCTCTAAACAGCATATCCCCGAACAATTTCGTTTTTTCTTTGGTCCTGATTTCCCGACTGAGCAGCTTCAAGAGCGCCCATTTCGAGGATTAGGCTCGGGCGTTATCATTGATGCCGACAAAGGCCACATTGTAACCAACTATCACGTCATCAATGGCGCAGAAAAGATTCGCGTCAAACTGCATGATGGTCGCGAGTACGACGCCGAGCTTATCGGTGGAGACCAAATGTCGGATGTGGCTCTGCTCAAACTGGAAAAAGCCAAAAACCTCACCGAAGTAAAAATTGCAGACTCAGACAAACTGCGAGTCGGTGATTTTGCGGTCGCCATCGGTAACCCGTTTGGTCTTGGTCAAACGGTCACCTCGGGTATTGTCTCTGCACTGGGCCGCAGCGGGCTTAATATCGAAAACTTTGAAAACTTTATCCAAACTGACGCGGCGATCAACAGTGGTAACTCAGGGGGCGCCTTGGTTAACCTTAATGGCGAACTGATCGGTATCAATACGGCTATTCTTGGACCGAACGGTGGCAACGTCGGTATCGGTTTTGCGATTCCGTCTAACATGATGAATAACCTGGCCGCGCAAATCTTAGAATTTGGCGAAGTCAAACGTGGCATGCTGGGCGTGCAAGGCGGGGAGATCACTTCCGAGTTGGCTGAGGCGCTTGGCTATGAATCGAGCAAAGGGGCGTTTGTTAGCCAAGTCGTCCCAGATAGCGCCGCAGATAAAGCAGGGCTTGAAGCTGGCGACGTGATTGTCTCGGTCAACGGTAAATCGATCAATTCCTTTAGTGAGTTACGTGCAAAAGTCGCGACTCTGGGAGCCGGTAAAGAGATCACTCTAGGGATTGTGCGTGATGGTAAGGAGCGCACCTACGATGTGGTGCTCGGCGAACAGAACAATGTCAAGACGACTGCGGACAAACTGCACGACGGTCTGTCAGGTGCAGAATTAACCAACACCAACGCCAGCGATAAAGTTCAAGGTGTCAAGGTTAGTGCCATTGAAGCCGGGTCAAAAGCGGAAGCGTATCAGCTACAAGAAGGCGACATCATAATCGGTGTGAATCGTAAACGCGTGAAAAACTTGGCCGAGTTTAGGAAAGTTCTCGACAAACAGCCTGGTGTACTCGCCCTCAACATTCAACGTGGTGACCGCAGCATTTACCTTGTTATACGCTAA
- the sspA gene encoding stringent starvation protein SspA, whose product MAVAANKRSVMTLFSSASDMYSHQVRIVLAEKGVSVEVELVDEANLPAELIELNPYKTVPTLVDRELALYDSKIIMEYLDERFPHPPLMPVYPVARGNSRLMIYRIEKNWYTLAEKIVKGSAEEAEAARNKLRNDLLTLGPVFAEYEYFMSEEFSLIDCYLAPLLWRLPQLGIELVGPGSKELKIYMNRVFERDSFLASLTEAEREMRLVR is encoded by the coding sequence ATGGCTGTAGCTGCCAATAAACGTTCTGTGATGACTCTATTTTCAAGTGCATCTGATATGTATAGCCATCAGGTACGTATTGTTCTAGCAGAGAAAGGTGTAAGTGTTGAAGTTGAGCTTGTCGATGAGGCAAATCTGCCGGCAGAGCTGATTGAACTTAACCCATACAAAACCGTGCCAACTTTAGTTGACCGTGAACTAGCGCTTTACGATTCAAAGATCATCATGGAATACCTAGATGAGCGTTTTCCTCATCCACCATTGATGCCTGTATATCCAGTGGCACGTGGTAATAGTCGTCTAATGATCTACCGTATCGAAAAAAACTGGTACACGTTGGCAGAAAAAATCGTTAAAGGTAGTGCTGAAGAAGCAGAAGCGGCGCGCAATAAGCTACGTAACGACTTACTGACGCTTGGCCCTGTGTTTGCTGAATACGAATACTTCATGAGCGAAGAGTTCAGCTTGATCGATTGTTACCTAGCACCTTTGCTATGGCGTTTGCCGCAACTTGGTATCGAACTGGTTGGCCCTGGTTCAAAAGAGCTGAAGATTTACATGAACCGTGTATTTGAGCGCGACTCATTCCTTGCTTCACTGACTGAAGCTGAGCGTGAAATGCGTCTGGTTCGTTAA